Proteins from one Aulosira sp. FACHB-615 genomic window:
- a CDS encoding S-layer homology domain-containing protein yields MFTLNRWQSKTAAIMALTITAGAVAPFITATPSLAQTTFTDVSSNYWAAQFIQELSQRGVIAGFPDGSFRPEEAVTRAQFAAMVNKAFAKAPQRQGINFVDVPSNFWASSAIQQAYTIGFLSGYPGNRFEPNQAIPRQQVLVSLANGLEYNPSGNVESTLQYFNDASGIASYARSPIAAATEQQIVVNYPNVKFLSPNATATRAQVAAFIYQALVSSNQASAINSPYIVASQPTTPTPVSITIPQGTVIPVKYDQAKKILVTKDETAPLTLTVDQNVVTQDGTVVIPAGSQVVGQLKPAKGGSQFVGQKLVLTTGQEYQIAATSDVITKTETVNKGTSTRAIITNTVLGAAAAAAVSAVTGDRAIATEEVLGGGAIGGLIGLFFGRNSVDLIAINPNTDLEMTINQNLLVSVR; encoded by the coding sequence ATGTTTACTTTAAATCGTTGGCAATCTAAAACTGCTGCAATCATGGCTTTGACCATTACTGCTGGCGCTGTCGCACCTTTTATAACTGCTACACCTTCTTTAGCTCAAACTACTTTTACAGATGTTTCTTCTAATTATTGGGCAGCACAATTTATTCAAGAATTGTCACAACGGGGTGTAATTGCAGGTTTTCCTGATGGTAGTTTCCGCCCAGAAGAAGCAGTCACCCGCGCTCAATTTGCCGCGATGGTGAATAAGGCTTTTGCAAAAGCACCACAACGACAAGGAATCAACTTTGTAGATGTACCCAGCAATTTCTGGGCATCTAGCGCCATTCAGCAAGCTTATACCATTGGGTTCTTGTCTGGATATCCTGGAAATCGTTTTGAGCCGAATCAAGCGATTCCTCGTCAACAGGTGTTAGTTTCCCTGGCTAATGGTTTGGAATATAACCCTAGTGGTAATGTGGAAAGCACTCTGCAATACTTCAATGATGCTTCAGGAATTGCGAGTTATGCCCGTAGTCCGATTGCGGCGGCGACAGAACAGCAAATTGTGGTCAACTATCCTAATGTTAAATTCCTCAGCCCAAATGCCACTGCAACACGCGCCCAAGTAGCAGCTTTTATTTACCAAGCCTTGGTGAGTTCTAATCAAGCTTCGGCAATTAACTCACCTTATATAGTTGCGTCTCAACCCACAACACCTACACCCGTCTCAATTACAATTCCCCAAGGAACTGTTATCCCTGTGAAGTATGACCAAGCGAAAAAAATCTTGGTAACTAAAGATGAGACTGCGCCTTTAACACTGACTGTTGACCAAAACGTAGTTACCCAAGATGGTACTGTGGTAATTCCGGCTGGTAGTCAAGTTGTTGGTCAACTCAAACCAGCCAAAGGCGGTTCGCAATTCGTAGGACAAAAACTAGTGTTAACCACAGGTCAGGAGTATCAAATTGCTGCTACTTCTGATGTGATTACCAAAACCGAAACAGTCAACAAAGGTACTAGTACAAGAGCCATTATTACCAATACAGTCTTAGGTGCGGCGGCGGCGGCGGCGGTATCTGCGGTGACAGGCGATCGCGCGATCGCAACCGAAGAAGTTCTCGGTGGTGGGGCGATCGGTGGTTTAATTGGCTTGTTCTTCGGTCGCAACAGTGTTGATTTAATCGCCATTAACCCCAACACAGATTTAGAAATGACCATTAATCAAAATCTGTTGGTGTCAGTGAGATAG
- a CDS encoding APC family permease produces MSVSNSPTQLKRELGVFGATLMGLGSIVGTGVFVSIGIAAGIAGPAVILAVVIGAIVATCNGLSSAQLAANHAVSGGTYEYGYKYLTPAFGFTAGWMFLVAKTASAATAALGFAGYFLNICGWSNSWLVPVAMLAVVVITGIVLTGIRRSNTANTVIVSVTLLSLGLFVLVCLPRAVTVGMTNLTPFFTTSPGAVLQASALMFVAYTGYGRIATMGEEARSPRVTIPKAMIICLLLTMLLYIVVATVAIGAVGADFLSNTVGQSKAAPLEVVARNVAGSGVALVLAIGAMTAMLGVLLNLILGLSRVLLAMGRRSDAPRFLARLNREQNSPYWAVIFVGIAIALLVLLGNVKTTWSFSAFSVLIYYAITNLASLKLLPSERLYPVWVGWLGLLSCLFLAFWVDSAIWQVGLGLIVAGLIWHKIRRMVGERL; encoded by the coding sequence ATGTCCGTTAGCAATTCACCAACCCAACTCAAACGCGAGTTAGGAGTTTTTGGTGCAACCCTGATGGGATTGGGTTCGATTGTCGGAACGGGTGTATTTGTCAGTATTGGAATTGCGGCGGGGATAGCAGGGCCAGCAGTAATTCTGGCGGTGGTAATTGGGGCAATTGTAGCTACTTGTAATGGTTTGAGTAGCGCCCAGTTAGCTGCTAATCATGCAGTTAGTGGTGGTACTTATGAATATGGTTATAAATATCTGACTCCGGCTTTTGGTTTTACCGCAGGTTGGATGTTTTTAGTAGCGAAAACAGCTTCGGCGGCGACGGCTGCTTTGGGTTTTGCTGGTTATTTTCTGAATATTTGCGGGTGGAGTAATAGTTGGCTTGTACCTGTGGCTATGTTGGCGGTAGTAGTGATCACAGGAATTGTATTAACTGGGATTAGACGGTCTAATACTGCTAATACGGTAATTGTTTCGGTGACATTGCTGTCTTTAGGTTTATTTGTGTTGGTTTGTTTACCTCGTGCAGTCACGGTAGGAATGACAAATTTAACACCTTTTTTTACGACTTCTCCTGGGGCAGTACTGCAAGCCAGCGCCTTGATGTTTGTGGCTTACACTGGTTATGGACGTATTGCCACAATGGGAGAAGAAGCGCGATCGCCCAGAGTTACAATACCCAAAGCGATGATTATCTGTTTGCTGCTGACAATGCTGTTATATATAGTTGTCGCTACTGTGGCAATTGGGGCTGTAGGGGCAGATTTTTTAAGTAATACCGTAGGGCAAAGCAAAGCCGCACCTTTAGAAGTAGTCGCCCGAAATGTGGCTGGTTCTGGTGTCGCTTTGGTGTTAGCTATAGGTGCAATGACAGCAATGTTAGGTGTGCTGTTGAACTTGATTTTAGGCTTATCCCGTGTGTTGTTGGCAATGGGTCGCCGTTCCGATGCACCGAGATTTTTAGCCAGACTCAACCGCGAACAAAATTCCCCATATTGGGCGGTAATTTTCGTGGGAATTGCGATCGCACTTTTAGTTTTGTTGGGTAACGTCAAAACTACTTGGTCGTTTAGCGCCTTTAGTGTTTTAATTTACTACGCAATTACTAATTTAGCTTCTCTCAAACTTTTGCCATCTGAAAGACTGTATCCTGTGTGGGTAGGCTGGTTGGGTTTGTTATCTTGTTTATTCCTCGCCTTTTGGGTAGACTCGGCTATCTGGCAAGTCGGCTTAGGGTTAATTGTAGCTGGCTTAATTTGGCACAAAATCCGACGGATGGTGGGTGAGAGGTTATAG
- a CDS encoding iron uptake porin translates to MSDIMRRSLGIASIVIGLNAIAATTVSANPTIQSNVISETDIADSENEIQGQVTSVSQLTDVQPTDWAFQALQSLVERYGCIAGYPNSTYRGNRALTRYEFAAGLNACLNRVNELIASSTADLVTKEDLATLQKLQTDFADTLAEVRGRVDALENRTAILESQQFSTTTRFNGEVIFSVGGVYGEDRAINSDQFRAGARGGERLTNNTIFSDRIRLNFVTSFTGKDQLLTRLEANNTAVNNAVSGTNMTRLSWDGSTDNGFILGKLFYRFPVGDKLNVIVDAIGGEFYDNFNNFNPLLASIPLGAISRAGRFSPIYRASNTGSGAGFGSGVSVNYKLSDAITLSGGYLARRGENPTAGRGLFDGSYGALAQLAFQPNKDLSLGLTYAHSYFSGANNDVAVSGLYGGAFADQPFGAGAGSTSTSPRGIATSANHYSFQASYRLNPKFVLSGWVGYSSAIAETTFLPNVNRGDKADIWNWAVTFAFPDLGKKGNLGGIIFGQPPKVTDNDFGENVRTATSARREDSDTSYRLEALYRHQVNDNISITPGLLVIFNPEHNSNNDTIYTGIIRTTFRF, encoded by the coding sequence ATGTCTGATATTATGCGTCGTTCTTTGGGGATAGCATCAATAGTTATAGGGTTGAATGCGATCGCGGCAACAACTGTATCTGCCAATCCGACAATCCAAAGCAATGTAATTTCCGAGACAGATATTGCAGACTCGGAAAACGAGATTCAAGGTCAAGTAACATCAGTCTCGCAACTAACAGATGTGCAACCTACAGATTGGGCATTCCAAGCATTACAATCATTAGTTGAGCGTTATGGTTGTATTGCAGGCTACCCAAATAGCACCTATCGCGGTAATCGCGCCCTGACTCGTTATGAATTTGCCGCAGGTTTGAATGCTTGTTTGAATCGAGTTAATGAATTGATTGCCAGTAGTACAGCAGACTTAGTAACCAAAGAAGACTTAGCAACTTTACAAAAACTGCAAACAGATTTTGCTGATACTCTGGCAGAAGTCAGAGGCAGAGTTGATGCTTTAGAAAATCGTACAGCTATTTTAGAAAGTCAGCAATTTTCCACCACCACCAGGTTTAATGGAGAGGTGATTTTTAGTGTAGGCGGAGTTTATGGTGAGGATAGAGCCATAAACTCTGACCAATTTAGAGCAGGAGCCAGAGGTGGCGAGCGTTTGACAAATAATACAATATTTAGCGATCGCATCCGTCTTAACTTTGTTACTAGCTTTACTGGTAAAGACCAACTATTAACACGTTTAGAAGCGAATAACACCGCCGTTAATAATGCAGTTTCGGGTACAAACATGACCCGTCTCTCTTGGGATGGCAGCACCGATAACGGGTTTATACTTGGTAAATTATTTTATCGCTTCCCCGTAGGTGACAAACTCAACGTGATTGTTGACGCAATTGGGGGGGAATTTTACGACAACTTCAACAACTTCAACCCCTTGTTAGCATCAATTCCTTTAGGTGCAATTTCCCGCGCTGGTCGTTTTTCCCCCATCTATCGCGCCAGTAACACTGGTTCAGGTGCTGGTTTTGGTTCAGGCGTGAGTGTGAACTACAAACTCAGCGATGCGATTACTTTATCTGGCGGTTATCTTGCTAGAAGAGGTGAGAATCCCACTGCAGGAAGAGGTTTATTCGATGGTAGTTATGGCGCATTAGCACAATTGGCATTTCAACCAAACAAAGACCTTTCATTAGGATTAACCTACGCCCACTCCTACTTTAGCGGTGCGAATAATGATGTGGCAGTTTCCGGGTTATATGGTGGTGCTTTTGCCGACCAGCCCTTTGGCGCTGGCGCTGGAAGTACCAGTACAAGTCCCCGTGGAATCGCCACTTCTGCCAATCACTATAGTTTTCAAGCCAGCTATCGTTTAAATCCTAAATTTGTCTTGTCTGGTTGGGTGGGGTATAGTAGTGCGATCGCCGAAACTACATTTTTACCAAACGTCAATCGTGGCGATAAAGCAGATATCTGGAATTGGGCAGTGACTTTCGCTTTCCCAGACTTGGGTAAAAAAGGTAACTTAGGTGGGATTATCTTTGGTCAACCGCCAAAAGTTACAGATAATGACTTTGGTGAAAATGTGCGAACTGCGACTAGCGCCCGTCGGGAAGACTCTGATACCTCCTACCGTTTAGAAGCATTGTATCGCCACCAAGTTAATGACAATATCTCCATTACACCAGGACTACTGGTAATCTTTAACCCCGAACATAACAGCAACAACGATACAATTTACACTGGTATCATTCGGACTACATTCCGATTTTAG
- a CDS encoding DUF3611 family protein — MSQNSDALRAIAQTFRLIGWISFWIQLVLGVVSSIIVLLFAIFSQRAGSPSNNPGTGFGVFLAVCGLIVLGAGIYIAFRYTRIGRQLESSNPSNRPRKIETVQVLRLGLWINLIGTLVTLLGAQAIVGTLVARSISPQAITTQFFDPTRIISGLDMLVVQANTNTVSAHFAGLVASLWLINRINRP, encoded by the coding sequence ATGTCGCAAAATTCCGATGCCCTGCGAGCGATCGCTCAAACATTCCGTCTCATAGGTTGGATTAGTTTTTGGATTCAGCTAGTGCTAGGGGTAGTTTCCAGCATCATTGTGTTATTGTTTGCTATTTTCTCCCAAAGAGCCGGTAGCCCTAGTAATAATCCAGGGACTGGATTTGGAGTATTTCTGGCTGTCTGTGGGTTAATTGTGTTGGGTGCGGGTATTTATATTGCTTTTCGCTACACCAGAATTGGCAGACAACTAGAATCTTCAAATCCCAGTAATCGCCCACGCAAAATCGAAACTGTACAAGTATTACGCTTAGGCTTGTGGATAAATTTGATTGGGACTTTGGTAACACTTTTAGGAGCGCAGGCGATCGTTGGGACTTTGGTAGCTAGATCAATCTCTCCCCAAGCCATCACTACACAATTTTTTGATCCAACGCGGATTATTAGTGGTTTGGATATGTTGGTAGTTCAGGCAAACACTAACACCGTTTCCGCCCACTTTGCTGGATTAGTGGCATCGCTTTGGCTGATCAACCGCATCAACCGCCCATAA
- a CDS encoding class I SAM-dependent methyltransferase has protein sequence MQVVKIIDAYNHGAVDYEQIMLRYWHIERQPLIDSLQLQLGQTVLDAAVGTGLNLPAYPPGVSVVGVDLSEKMINEAQKKTVAADITFKVADLLNLDFADNSFDAAASGFTLCVVANPVRALSEILRVTKSGALIAILDYCKSRDPEIEKWQELIYDAALELGFPTGKIKWNALMDYDELIYHSKLPIEVLQDERIENPNPFLCGCQLLLRNLKG, from the coding sequence ATGCAAGTAGTCAAAATAATTGATGCCTACAATCACGGTGCAGTAGATTATGAACAGATTATGCTGCGCTACTGGCACATTGAGCGTCAACCACTAATTGATTCTCTACAACTTCAACTTGGACAAACTGTGCTGGATGCTGCTGTCGGCACAGGATTAAATCTTCCGGCTTATCCCCCAGGTGTGAGCGTTGTGGGTGTAGATTTATCTGAAAAAATGATCAATGAAGCCCAGAAAAAAACTGTCGCCGCAGATATCACTTTTAAAGTTGCTGATTTGCTAAATTTGGATTTTGCTGATAATAGCTTTGATGCTGCTGCATCGGGTTTTACACTGTGTGTTGTCGCTAATCCTGTACGCGCTTTGAGTGAAATTTTACGTGTTACAAAATCCGGTGCATTAATCGCAATTCTCGATTATTGTAAATCACGAGATCCAGAGATTGAGAAATGGCAAGAATTAATCTATGATGCCGCTTTAGAATTAGGTTTTCCTACAGGCAAGATTAAGTGGAATGCGTTGATGGATTACGATGAATTGATTTATCACAGCAAGTTGCCGATTGAGGTACTTCAAGATGAGCGTATCGAAAATCCCAACCCGTTTTTATGTGGTTGTCAATTACTGCTGCGAAATTTGAAGGGTTAG
- a CDS encoding PadR family transcriptional regulator — translation MKLEDIYQFFENPPPTYLCQELAICYILSVLLQGESYGTELIQRLETEYPTYRLSDTVLYSAIKFLEDERAINGYWKKLEGRGRPRRMYQVSPEWQVQAQDLTRLWQEYINGRTN, via the coding sequence ATGAAACTTGAGGATATATATCAATTCTTTGAAAATCCTCCGCCAACTTACCTCTGTCAGGAACTAGCAATTTGTTACATACTGTCTGTCTTACTGCAAGGTGAATCCTACGGCACCGAGTTAATTCAACGTTTAGAAACTGAGTATCCAACCTATCGGCTTTCAGATACCGTGCTTTATAGTGCGATCAAATTTCTGGAAGACGAAAGGGCAATTAATGGGTATTGGAAGAAACTCGAAGGACGAGGACGACCGAGGCGGATGTACCAAGTTTCTCCAGAATGGCAAGTTCAAGCGCAGGATTTAACACGTCTTTGGCAAGAGTACATCAACGGGAGGACAAATTAA
- a CDS encoding cofactor assembly of complex C subunit B — protein MDTAILPSTFLLTLLLLVGLFFFIRAATKDRTETAQLISEQDEAVLMPQLQDYFRSRSYRVAEVDRDQNQVTFEGFVQPSLFLAIFLTLLATVGLICLSFVLSLLLPNISSFFLGIILLAPLSGLFYWKKAGRTEKVLLHLQKANQDEPNSPGKITVTAHRDELIELQKALNLKLSD, from the coding sequence ATGGATACTGCTATTCTGCCATCTACGTTTCTGCTCACCTTGTTGTTATTAGTTGGGTTGTTTTTCTTTATTCGTGCTGCTACCAAAGACCGCACAGAAACGGCTCAACTAATATCTGAGCAGGACGAAGCTGTATTAATGCCTCAATTACAGGATTATTTCCGTTCCCGGTCTTACCGAGTGGCAGAGGTAGACCGAGATCAAAATCAAGTCACATTTGAGGGTTTTGTCCAACCCAGCTTATTTTTAGCAATTTTTTTAACCCTACTTGCAACTGTAGGTTTAATTTGTTTATCTTTTGTTTTGTCACTGCTTCTGCCCAACATAAGCAGTTTTTTTCTGGGAATAATTCTGTTAGCACCTTTGAGCGGTCTATTTTATTGGAAAAAAGCAGGAAGAACCGAGAAAGTCTTACTTCATCTGCAAAAAGCTAATCAAGATGAACCCAACTCTCCGGGTAAGATTACTGTAACTGCCCATCGAGATGAACTGATTGAGTTACAGAAGGCACTCAACTTAAAGCTGAGTGATTAA
- a CDS encoding DUF3155 domain-containing protein, which produces MARRRKRKSRRRQEGRRILEHVPQYSIESGEEKPVTAARKFIQAEGILPPALLLVKRNEHTTDRYFWAEKGLFGAQYVEENHFLFPSLRTLEAPAGSEPVAVAAR; this is translated from the coding sequence TTGGCAAGGAGACGGAAACGGAAGAGTCGTCGTCGCCAGGAAGGACGGCGGATTTTAGAGCATGTGCCTCAATATAGCATCGAAAGCGGCGAAGAAAAACCTGTGACAGCAGCACGGAAATTCATTCAGGCTGAAGGGATCTTGCCACCAGCTCTGCTACTCGTAAAGCGCAATGAACACACAACAGACCGATATTTCTGGGCAGAAAAAGGTCTGTTTGGAGCTCAATACGTAGAAGAAAACCATTTCTTGTTTCCCAGCCTACGGACGTTAGAAGCTCCGGCTGGTTCAGAACCTGTGGCAGTAGCTGCACGTTGA
- a CDS encoding Uma2 family endonuclease — MEPLTLNIPPAVGLTDEQFYQICLANDEWRIELTAEGELIIMPPTGGESGIRNSGLTAKLYIWNEQAKLGKVFDSSTEFRLPNGAYRSPDVSWVKQERWDALTPEQKRRFPPICPDFVIELRSQTDSLKKLRDKMLEYRDNGARLGWLIDPFTPLVEIYRPGIAVEVINFAVEQPPTLSGEDVLPGFVLLLTTILNP; from the coding sequence ATGGAACCTCTCACCCTCAACATACCACCAGCAGTAGGTTTGACAGACGAGCAGTTTTATCAAATATGTCTAGCCAATGATGAATGGCGTATCGAACTCACTGCCGAAGGAGAATTAATTATTATGCCACCAACTGGCGGCGAAAGTGGTATTAGAAATTCAGGATTGACAGCTAAACTTTACATTTGGAATGAACAAGCAAAGCTGGGAAAAGTGTTTGACTCTTCTACAGAGTTTCGCTTACCAAATGGTGCGTATCGTTCGCCGGATGTTTCTTGGGTGAAGCAAGAACGCTGGGATGCACTAACCCCTGAACAAAAAAGACGCTTTCCGCCCATTTGCCCTGACTTTGTGATTGAACTGCGTTCTCAAACTGATTCTCTCAAAAAATTGCGGGATAAGATGCTGGAGTATCGAGATAATGGTGCTCGTTTGGGTTGGTTAATTGATCCGTTCACACCTTTAGTAGAAATTTATCGCCCTGGTATTGCAGTGGAAGTGATTAATTTTGCTGTTGAACAACCACCTACATTGTCTGGTGAAGATGTCTTACCTGGGTTTGTTTTGTTGTTAACTACAATCCTCAATCCTTGA
- a CDS encoding ATP-binding protein: MLMSASSDFVALCREQITLLAQGLGASLSVVYLTQELVEAPTTEAKLIPVVVYPETAGLPPEEENTEVKARKQLQISNILLLPQQQKRLLTAATESPTDTEQPNFQQEYLLSGHQIVMPLVHEGVMMGLLVTCREDRAWNQQEQNTIQKIVQTLAIACVLDQRRAWLQQQLHQQQVLQEQQRDLLDNLLHQFRNPLTALRTFGKLLFKRLRPGDPNREVGASIVRESDRLKELLQQFEQVIDWSELDVAPRALPENEVFVEATVQAEPKPILLLPGTGEQATDCSLADLLAPLLLSAKAIAQERHLKIKTDIPKSLPLVRVNLKALQEVLNNIIDNALKYTPKGGKIFIQVGQTRDSFLGVAISDTGPGIPQEDIAHLGERHYRGVQAQTEIPGTGLGLAIAKQLIEQMQGEIEVFSPAITTAIASSDAPGTTFIIWLPISQMKYEM; encoded by the coding sequence ATGTTAATGTCTGCTAGTTCAGATTTTGTGGCTTTATGCCGAGAACAAATAACATTGTTAGCCCAAGGTTTGGGAGCTTCTTTAAGTGTGGTGTATTTAACACAAGAATTGGTAGAAGCGCCAACAACTGAGGCGAAACTTATTCCTGTGGTTGTTTATCCAGAAACCGCAGGATTACCACCTGAAGAAGAAAATACGGAAGTAAAAGCACGCAAACAGTTGCAAATTAGTAATATTTTGCTACTACCGCAACAGCAAAAAAGGTTACTAACCGCAGCTACAGAATCTCCGACTGATACAGAACAACCTAATTTCCAACAAGAGTATTTGCTGAGTGGACACCAGATTGTTATGCCTTTAGTTCATGAAGGTGTGATGATGGGATTACTGGTAACATGCAGAGAAGACCGGGCTTGGAATCAACAAGAGCAAAATACAATTCAAAAGATAGTTCAAACTTTGGCGATCGCTTGTGTTTTAGATCAGCGTCGCGCTTGGTTGCAACAGCAGCTACATCAACAACAAGTTCTGCAAGAACAGCAACGAGATTTATTAGATAACTTGCTGCACCAATTTCGCAATCCCTTGACAGCATTGCGGACTTTTGGCAAATTGCTATTTAAAAGACTGCGCCCAGGCGACCCAAACCGAGAAGTAGGGGCGAGTATTGTCCGAGAAAGCGATCGCCTCAAAGAATTATTGCAACAATTTGAGCAAGTTATTGACTGGTCAGAATTGGATGTAGCACCAAGGGCATTACCAGAAAATGAAGTGTTTGTAGAAGCAACTGTCCAAGCAGAACCTAAACCGATTTTATTATTGCCAGGTACAGGCGAACAAGCCACGGATTGCTCTTTAGCTGATTTATTAGCACCATTATTACTATCAGCCAAAGCGATCGCTCAAGAACGACACCTGAAAATCAAAACTGATATTCCGAAAAGCTTACCTTTGGTGCGTGTTAATCTTAAAGCCTTACAAGAGGTATTGAATAACATTATTGATAATGCTTTGAAATACACACCCAAAGGCGGCAAAATTTTCATCCAAGTAGGTCAAACAAGAGATAGCTTTTTGGGTGTTGCTATTAGTGATACTGGGCCAGGAATCCCCCAAGAAGACATAGCACATTTGGGTGAAAGACATTACCGGGGTGTACAAGCCCAAACAGAAATTCCCGGTACAGGCTTGGGACTAGCGATCGCAAAACAATTAATCGAGCAAATGCAAGGTGAAATTGAAGTTTTCAGCCCCGCAATTACAACCGCGATCGCATCATCCGATGCACCAGGAACTACATTTATTATTTGGTTGCCAATTAGTCAAATGAAGTATGAAATGTGA
- a CDS encoding YtxH domain-containing protein codes for MSNNRSGVFIGGMMLGATIGALTGLLIAPRTGRETRKLLKKSADAIPELAEDLSTSVQIQADRLSANALRNWDETLDRLKEAIAAGIDASQRESQVLHRQTTEEDSDSIPQPLERS; via the coding sequence ATGTCTAATAACCGTTCTGGAGTCTTTATTGGCGGTATGATGCTAGGAGCAACCATCGGTGCTTTAACCGGTTTGCTAATTGCTCCGCGCACAGGACGCGAAACTCGTAAACTTTTGAAAAAGTCTGCTGATGCCATCCCAGAATTAGCGGAAGATTTATCAACAAGTGTACAAATTCAGGCAGATCGTCTGTCTGCTAACGCATTACGTAACTGGGATGAAACTTTGGATAGACTCAAAGAAGCGATCGCAGCTGGCATTGATGCTAGTCAGCGCGAAAGTCAAGTTTTGCATCGGCAAACAACCGAAGAAGACTCAGATTCAATTCCCCAGCCTTTGGAACGCTCATAG
- a CDS encoding conjugal transfer protein TrbI, with protein sequence MTHLYRLKSGTAAFMAMALTTAGAIAPMIALAPAQAQYNLGQSRSTTIPANVTLPVTYEKEKIVITPGESMSIKLRIANDIIDRNRNVLIPARTEVVGRLEPVDLYGRSSSNNRNSDNSKGVRFVASELVFPSGRRLPINANSRTITETERISKGANTGQILTDAAIGAGAATVISLLTGNRRIEVLEPVAGGAVGAAASVLLRKNQADVFVLRPEEDLDITLTSNLVISRNNTY encoded by the coding sequence ATGACACACCTTTATCGGCTTAAATCTGGAACTGCTGCATTCATGGCAATGGCCTTAACTACAGCAGGTGCGATCGCTCCTATGATTGCATTAGCTCCCGCCCAAGCGCAATATAATCTTGGGCAATCACGCTCAACTACAATTCCTGCTAATGTAACTTTGCCTGTAACTTACGAAAAAGAAAAAATCGTGATCACCCCAGGCGAAAGTATGTCCATCAAGCTGAGAATAGCTAACGACATCATCGATAGAAATAGAAATGTCTTAATTCCTGCTAGAACTGAAGTGGTTGGTAGATTAGAACCTGTCGATTTATACGGCAGAAGTTCCTCCAACAACAGAAATAGTGATAATAGCAAGGGTGTGAGATTTGTTGCTTCCGAACTCGTCTTTCCTTCTGGTCGCAGATTACCAATTAATGCGAATTCTCGCACAATTACCGAAACAGAAAGAATCAGCAAAGGTGCTAATACTGGACAAATTTTAACCGATGCAGCTATTGGTGCAGGTGCGGCCACTGTTATTTCATTGTTAACTGGTAACAGAAGGATAGAAGTGTTAGAACCTGTGGCTGGTGGTGCGGTTGGCGCTGCTGCGAGTGTGCTATTGCGGAAAAACCAAGCTGATGTGTTTGTTCTCAGACCTGAAGAAGATTTGGACATCACACTGACCAGCAATTTAGTTATTTCTCGAAATAATACCTATTAA
- a CDS encoding Uma2 family endonuclease, with translation MEPLTLNIPPAVGLTDEQFYQICLANDEWHIELTAEGELIIMPPTGGESGIRNSDINTELSLWNRQTKLGKVFDSSTEFRLPNGAYRSPDASWVKQERWDALTLEQKRRFPPICPDFVIELRSQTDSLKKLRDKMLEYRDNGARLGWLIDPFTPLVEIYRPGIAVEVINFAVEQPPTLSGEDVLPGFILSLTTILNP, from the coding sequence ATGGAACCTCTCACCCTCAACATACCACCAGCAGTAGGTTTGACAGACGAGCAGTTTTATCAAATATGTCTAGCCAATGATGAATGGCATATCGAACTCACGGCCGAAGGAGAATTAATTATTATGCCACCAACTGGCGGCGAAAGCGGTATTAGAAATTCAGACATTAACACAGAACTGAGTTTATGGAATCGTCAAACCAAGCTGGGAAAAGTGTTTGACTCTTCTACAGAGTTTCGCTTACCAAATGGTGCGTATCGTTCACCGGATGCTTCCTGGGTGAAGCAAGAACGCTGGGATGCACTGACACTTGAACAAAAAAGACGCTTTCCGCCCATTTGCCCTGATTTTGTGATTGAACTGCGTTCTCAAACTGATTCTCTCAAAAAATTGCGGGATAAGATGCTGGAGTATCGAGATAATGGTGCGCGTTTGGGTTGGTTGATTGATCCGTTCACACCTTTAGTAGAAATTTATCGCCCTGGTATTGCAGTGGAAGTGATTAATTTTGCTGTTGAACAACCACCTACATTGTCTGGTGAAGATGTATTGCCAGGATTTATCTTATCTTTAACTACAATACTTAATCCTTGA